A segment of the Rhizobium sp. ZPR4 genome:
GTCGAAATGGTGACGATCACCTCGCGCGACCCCGGCGCCCCGCCGGTCGATTACATCAAGCGCTCTGGCGGCATCTTCCGCGATATGACGATCCATGATTTCGACATGGCGCGCTTCCTGCTCGGCGAAGAACCGGTCGCCGTCACAGCGACCGCCGCAGTCCTCGTCGACAAGGCGATCGGCGAAGCCGGTGATTACGACAGCGTCTCCGTCATCCTTCAGACGGCCTCGGGCAAGCAGGCGATCATCTCCAACTCGCGCCGCGCCACCTATGGCTACGATCAGCGCATCGAAATCCACGGCTCGAAGGGCATGGTCGCAGCCGAAAACCAGCGCCCCTTCTCCATCGAAGTCGCCAATGGCGATGGCTACACCCGCCCGCCGCTGCATGATTTCTTCATGACGCGCTACACGGAAGCCTATGCCAACGAGATCGCGAGCTTCATCGCCGCGGTCGAAAAGGGCACGACCATCACGCCGTCAGGCGCCGATGGCCTGGCCGCGCTGAAGCTGGCCGATGCCGCGCTGCAATCGGTCAAGGAAGGCCGCCTGGTAAAGATCGACTAAGCAATCCCCGGTTCCCGTAGGGAATACCGTCCTCCCAAAAGTCCGCCGCGAAGCGATTCGCGGCGGACTTTTTCGTGATGCCCACTCCGCTCGGCGTCCAATATTACCTATGCAAAAACCGCTTGCGAATCACATAAGTACGTGCTTATCTGTTCGCATGATAGAGAATGAGATATTCCGGGCTTTGGCCGATCCGACCCGCCGGGCCATCTTCGAGAAGCTGGCCGCAGGCAGCATGAATGCCAGTACCCTGCGCGAAGGCATGGATATCAGCCAGCCTGCCATGTCCCAGCACCTTGCAGTTCTGCGGAGTGCCGGACTGGTCAGGGAAGAGCGACAGGGGCGCTTCGTGAATTACGAAGTCGACCCAGAAGGGCTTACCCTCATCGCCCAGTGGCTGGCGAAATATCGCGCCTATTGGCCCGCCCGCATCGAAGCTCTCAAGGTTTTGTTGAAGGATATGGATCAATGAACGATCTGAAGATCCCCTTGCGGGAAAGAGTCATCGAACTTGAATACGAGTTCAACGAGCCGCCGCAAAAAGTCTGGCGGGCAATCAGCACCCCTGAGCTTCGGGAAAGCTGGCTGCCGAAGGAAGCTTTGCCCGATCCCAAGGCAATATTGGTCACGCCGGGCGAAGAGGTCCGCTACAGACTGCGGGACGAGGCACCGCCCTTCCTCGAAAGCACGGTGACTTTCAGAATATCGTTGAACGCAAGCGGCGGCACGAGCCTGCGGATCATCCACGAGCTCGACGATACGCGGCTTCGTGAGACTGAAAAGACTGCGGCGAACAACAACAGCCTGACCGTCATGCGCGCCGCCTGAGGCGCTAGATCTATCAACAATTTCAAGAACATTGGAGTTCGCCGATGCGCGAAGCGATGCAACTCGTCCCTATGGTCGTGGAACAATCCAGCAGAGGAGAGCGGTCTTTCGACATCTATTCCCGCCTGCTGCGCGAGAGAATCATCTTTCTGAATGGCGAGGTCAACGACACCGTCTCGGCCCTTGTCTGCGCGCAACTGCTGTTTCTCGAGGCGGAAAGCCCGAAGAAGCCGATCAGCCTTTACATCAATTCGCCGGGCGGTGTCGTGACCAGCGGCCTCGCCATGTACGATACCATGCGTTACATCCGCGCGCCGGTGCATACGCTCTGCATGGGGACGGCCCGCTCGATGGGATCGTTCCTGCTCATGGCGGGCGAACCCGGCCAGCGCTCTGCCCTTCCCAACGCCAGCATCCATATCCATCAGCCCTTGGGCGGCTTCCAGGGCCAAGCTTCCGACATGCTCATCCACGCCGAGGAAATCAAGCGAACGAAACACCGCATGACACGGCTCTATGCCGAGCATTGCGGTCGCTCCTACGAGGAATTCGAACGTGCCATGGACCGCGACTACTTCATGACCGCCGAAGAAGCTCTGGAATGGGGCCTCATCGACCGCATCCTGCAGATTCGCGAGGAAGACCAGCCTTCAGGCTTGGCGGATTGATTCCAGCAACGCCGCAGCCGGCAGTATGGCAGTGTCCTGCACTGGCGTCGCTTCTCAACCAGCCTGGTCGCGCAGCTCCACGACCGAGGCTCCCCTCTTCACGATATCATTGTCGATGATCGAAAATGCACGGTTCAGATGCCCTTCGAAGACGAGCGTCGGCTCGTCGACGATAACGCGCAGCTCCGGCATGCCCTCCATACGCACGACATGCGATTCCGCCAAGCCTTCGGTTATGCCCTCTATTAACAGATCATAGTATCGTACGCCGGGACCGGTGATGACGATCGGCATCCGCTCGTGCAGGCTCAAGACACGCGAAAGGCCGTTGCCAAGCGCCAGGCCGGCCTGACGGAAGGCCAGCACGTTGCGGCGCCCGCCCTGCCGTGCGCTCGCGGCGATCTTGTCGAGCTCGGCGATCGGAACGAACTTCGCCGGGATCGTGTCGAGCGGCACGTCGAAGGCCATGCGCAACATGGCATAGAAACCGGCATAGGCCTCGATGCATCCGCGCGCGCCGCAGCGACAAAGACCGCCGCCCGGCACATGCATCATGTGCCCGAAATTCGGCGCCGATATCTGATGATTGCCTTCATAGTCCCGGCGCACGATGCCAAGCCCGATGCTGTGACCGAGTGACAGCGCCGCCATTGCGCGGAAATCACCACGCGTATCGATTTCTTCCTGCCGCCCGAGGGCCGCCGCCACCAGGAGGGTCTCGTTGCCGAGAATGACCTGCGCCGACCATTCGTCGCGAAGCACGGCGGCGAAATCGATTTCCTCACGCCCGAAGATCGGCGACCATCGCAGCACCTGCTCCGAAGCATCGACAAGCCCCTTGCTGCTGATCGATATCATCAGCACCTTGTCGCGCGGCAATTGCGAGCGGGTGACGATGCGGTTCAAGGCTTCGCGCAATCCGGCTACGAAGCGCTCGACGCCCGCGACATTCTGCTGCCTGTCCTCGGTAAAGCGGTCTATGAGCCGGCCGGTATAATCGACGAGGGAATATTGCACGGCATCCGACGAGATGACGACGACGATCAGATAGCCGCAATCGCGCCGCTGCGAAAACAAGACGCGCGGCCGCCCGCGGCCGCTGGCAGCCTGCTGTTCCGCCTTTTCGATGATCTGCGCCCGCTCCAGATCCGCCGTGATGACCGATACGGTCGCGGAGGAGAGCTTGGTAAAATCAGAAAGCTCGGTATGGGCAAGCGGGCCATGCCGGCGCAACGCCGACAAGACCAAAGCGCTGTTTTTTTGACGGACCAATTCGGTGCTCGATTTGGCCAGCATCGGCAAACTCCCTGCTCATTCAACCCTCCTCCGCGGCAGCCCTTGATAGCTTTTTCGGATGCCCGATGAAACCTGACAATGCGGGTGTTGACAGCTGAAAAAATCTCTGACACTAAATTTCTCGACTGTCGAGAAAAAAAGTCCAAAGCTTTTCTTGTCAGCAATTTCGCCGCGACCGACGGGAGTTCAGGATACATGCGGTCGCATTCAATCGGGAGGATCACATGAAAGCTTTCATCAAGCTGGCTGCGGGCGCGGCCATCGTTTTGACCATGCAGACGGCTGCCTTCGCCAAGGATCTCGTCGTCGGCGTTTCCTGGTCGAACTTCCAGGAAGAGCGCTGGAAGACGGATGAAGCAGCCATCAAGAAGGCTCTGGCAGCAGCCGGCGCCAAGTACATTTCCGCCGACGCCCAGTCGTCTGCTTCCAAGCAGTTGACGGACGTCGAATCGCTGATTTCGCAGGGCGCCAACGCCCTCATCATTCTCGCTCAGGATTCCGACGCCATCGGCCCGGCCGTTGAAAAGGCCGCCGACGAAGGCATTCCGGTTGTCGGCTACGACCGCCTGATCGAAAATCCGGCCGCCTTCTACATCACCTTCGACAACAAGGAAGTGGGCCGCATGCAGGCTCGCGAAGTTCTGAAGGCAAAGCCGGCAGGCAATTACGTCTTCATCAAGGGCTCGTCGTCTGATCCGAACGCCGACTTCCTCTTCTCTGGCCAGATGGAAGTGCTGAAGCCTGCCATCGACGCCGGCAAGATCAAGAATGTCGGCGAAGCCTACACGGACGGCTGGCTGCCGCAGAATGCACAGCGCAACATGGAGCAGTTCCTGACCGCCAACAACAACAAGGTTGACGCGGTCGTCGCCTCCAACGACGGCACCGCTGGCGGCGCTGTTGCTGCTCTCGACGCCCAGGGTCTTGCAGGCTCCGTGCCGGTTTCCGGCCAGGATGCCGACAAGGCAGCCCTGAACCGTATCGCGCTTGGCACGCAGACCGTTTCCATCTGGAAAGACTCGCGTGAACTTGGCAAGCGCGCCGCGGAAATCGCGCTCGATCTCGCCAAAGGCAAGACCATGGATCAGGTCTCCGGCGTCCAGACCTTCAACGGCGGCCCGAAGCATGTTGCCATGAAGTCCGTCTTCCTGACCCCGATCGCCATCACCAAGGACAACCTGAACGTCGTCATCGACGCCGGCTGGATCTCCAAGGCTGAAGCTTGCCAGGGCGTCAAGGCCGGCGCCGTCGCGGCCTGCAAATAAGCCGTCCTTGAACGACTGACCAATCGAGATACCGACGCCGCAGCGGCACCCCGTTGCGGCGTCGAATGCGGATTAGAAGCCAACAACTCTTCCTTGCAGTTGGAGATGAAGCTTCCCCCAGCGTGTTGCGCTATCGCAGACCCCTTGGCCCGCCGGATGGCGGTTTTGGGGACCGGACAAAGACCGGCGGACAGGCGATGACGCATTTTTTGAGATTGGCGCGATTGCCAGCGATAGCCCAGCATGCATCGCAGGCCGCGCCCGACAGAGGGAGAACGGCAAAGCGATGGCCGACATGACACAGTCCACCACATCGAGCGGTCCCCGCAATGCAGAAGCCGGCGCGTTCACCCGCTTTCTGCGTGCCACCGAAATCGATACCCGCCTGCTCGGCATGATCGGAGCGCTGCTGATCATCTGGATCGGCTTCGATCTTTATCTGCGGATCTTCGACGGCCGCGAGTTCCTGACCGCGAGAAACCTCTGGAACCTCTCGGTGCAGACCTGCGAAATCGCGGTTTTGGCCACCGGCATGGTGCTTGTTATCGTCACGCGCAACATCGACCTGTCGGTCGGCTCTCTCCTCGGCTTCGTCGCCATGATCATGGGCGTCATCCAGGCCAAGTGGCTGCCGCAATATCTCGGCTTCGACAGTTCCTGGACCTGGATCATCACCCTCTTTTGCGGCCTGATGATCGGCACGGCGATCGGCGCCTTCCAGGGCGCGATTACGGCCTTCATGAATGTCCCCTCCTTCATCGTCACGCTCGGCGGTCTTTTGGTCTGGCGCGGTCTTGCCTGGTACGTCACCAGCGGTCAGACCGTCGCGCCGATGGACTCCACCTTCGTCATCATGGGCGGCAGCGGCGCCACGGGCTCGATCGGTGCCACCTGGAGCTGGATCGTCGGCGTGCTCGCCTGCCTGATGATCATCGCCGGCATCGTCGGCTCGCGCCGCCAGAGAAAGCGCTTCGGCTTTCCGCGCCGTCCCCTTTGGGCCGAATATTTCCTCGGTGGCCTCGGCTCCATCGTGGTGCTGGGCACGGTCTACCTCTTCAACAGCTATAATTGGCCGGTTGGCATCGCCAAGCGCTACGCCACGGAACACAATATCGCCTGGCCGGAAGGCGGTCTGGATATTGCCTATGGCATTTCCGTTCCGGTTCTCATCGCGGTTCTGATCGGCATCGTGATGACCTTCATCGCCACGCGCCTGCGCTTCGGTCGCTATGTCTTCGCGATCGGCGGCAACCCGGAAGCAGCCGAACTCGCCGGCATCAAGACGCGTTGGGTTATCGTCAAGATCTTCGCGCTGATGGGCTTCCTTGCCGCCGTCGCCGCGGCGATCTCGACGGCCCGCCTGAATTCGGCGGTCAACTCGCAGGGCACCACCTACGAACTCTTCACCATCGCTGCGGCCGTCATCGGCGGCACGTCGCTTGCCGGCGGCAGCGGCACGGTCGCAGGCGCCATGCTCGGCGCGCTGGTCATGCAATCGCTGCAATCGGGCATGGGCCTCGCCAATGTCGACACACCGATCCAGAACGTCGTCGTCGGCATCGTCCTCGTAGTCGCCGTCTGGCTCGACATCGTCTACCGCTCGCGCGCCAAGTAAAAGGAATTCTGAACCATGACGGATCAAACCACTCCGCTTGTGGAAATGAAGAACATTTCCATCTCCTTCGGCGGCATCCACGCAGTCGACAACGCCTCGGTGGATCTCTACCCCGGCGAAGTCGTGGCGCTTCTCGGCCATAACGGCGCCGGCAAGTCGACGCTGATCAAGATCCTCTCCGGCGCCTACAAGCGCGACAGCGGCGATATCCTGATCAACGGCGAACCCGTCGATATCCGCAGCCCGCGCGACGCCAAGAAATACGGCATCGAGACGATCTACCAGACGCTCGCCGTCGCCGACAATGTCGACGCCGCCGCCAACCTCTATCTCGGCCGCGAGCTGCAGACCCGCTGGGGCACGCTCGACGACGTCGCGATGGAGGCCAAGGCCCGCGAAGTGATGGGGCGCCTCAACCCCAACTTCAAGCGCTTCAAGGAGCCGGTGAAGGCGCTCTCCGGCGGCCAGCGCCAGTCGGTCGCGATCGCCCGCGCCATCCTCTTCGACGCGCGCATCCTGATCATGGATGAGCCGACGGCGGCCCTTGGTCCGCAGGAAACGGCGCAGGTCGGCGAGCTCATCAAGCAGCTTAAGAAGGAAGGCATCGGCATCTTCCTCATAAGCCACGACATCCACGATGTCTTCGACCTCGCCGACCGCGTCTCGGTGATGAAGAACGGCCAGGTCGTCGGCCACGCCCGCACCGAAGACGTCACCAAGGACGAAGTCCTCGGCATGATCATCCTCGGCAAGGTGCCGCCAAAGGCTACCCCCGGCCCCGGCGCCATGCGGGAATGAGCCGAAACGGCCCGTGACAACAAGGCCGCGCGCCAAAAGCCCGCGGCCTCACCTCACCAAAACGTCCGATCTCACGCTTTCCTGAATTTTCCGCATTGAAGCCAAGCGCTTCCTAGGCTAAGAACCAGCCATCGGACAGGCGATTCAAACCGCCACGGCATGCACCCGTAGCTCAGCTGGATAGAGTGTTGGATTCCGATTCCAAAGGTCACAGGTTCGAATCCTGTCGGGTGCGTATCCCTTCTTCAACAAAAATGTGAACTTACCAATTTCTTTGGGCCTATAGAGAGTGGCGTTACGCTTAGCGCTGTCCTAAACGCTAGGCTAAAATTATCCGGATCGGAGTTTGATGACTCGCCTTTCGGCAGACTATTTATGTCTGCATCAAGCTTAAAGTCAGCCTGATCAACAGATGAGCGTGTTTGCTGCGCGCGTTTAGATTGCGCGAATCAATATGATTGTGCTGCATGTAAGTAAGTTAGAAGCGATTAGGTGGTCAGATGCCCAACGAGGACGGCGCAGACAAGTCACTGCTATCTATTAACGTCAACGACATTTTTGGCTTCGGAAAAGCGGCGGAGAAACTCTCCCCAACCGGCGCCAAAATTGTTGAAGGCCTAGCGAAAATTCTGGACCCCGCACTGAGTTCCGCCAAGATCTACTTGGAAGAACGCGCTCGAGGAGCAGCAATACGCCATGAAACGAAGAGCAATATTCGGCAGATCGCGTCGGTTGACAGCCTATTAGTAAGTGACCCCGAACTTGCAGAGCAGATGCGAAACCGGCTTGTGGCAACCGAAATGCGACGACGAGCCAACATCCATCAAACCGTCGAGAAAGCACTGACAATAGCCGCTGGATCAAATCATGACGAAATAGCGCAGAATCTTGACGAAGACTTCCTACAAGAGTGGGTTGAGGGCATCAAAGACGTTTCTAGCGAAGTTGTACAATCAGTGTGGGCGGCACTGCTGGCAAATGCGCCCAAACAATTTACGGGGCGCGTTTCCAAGCCAGCCCTGGAATTGTTAAAGCAATTTGACCAGCCAACAGCGGAGATGTTTCTAGAATTTGCTAAAGTATGGGCTGCGGTCGGGTATCCCAGCACTAATGCCCCCGCAAACTGGGCACCATTTGAAAAACCGATACATTTTCCAATTTTGGAAGAAATTGGGATCATAAAGAGCGTGGTATACCAAGCCTACACGTTACCGGGACTCGGATATATTGCACAGATAAAGGAAGCGCCGCAGAAATTTGGAGGGATCAATACCCTCCAGGTTTACAGTTGGGGCCACAGAGCCTTCGAACTAGGCCAATCTATTCTTCAATCTCCTTTTGAAATAGACGACGAACTGGTTCTTTCGGCCCGAAAGCAAAATATCGAGTGGCTAACCAATGATACATATTGGTCCCATGCCATCGCATATGATGAAAACGCCTACGCCAAGGGCGCCTACTCCTTTATTATTTCTCCCGTCAATCAGACTTACAACTCCGTTGAGGAAAACGTTCGCGCGTTAAGAGAAGATAACTCATTGGACGACGGTTGGCGCGAGGCCCTGTTATCGTTCGCTGAATCCGGTCGCTTGAAGGTCTACACGGCAAGTTAAGAGAAATAGAGCTTCAACACGACCAAATCCGATCGAGGCGATAGAAATCAGGCCGACAATGGGTATCTGCTCCCGGCGGCAGTAATCAATTCAACCCGCCTGCCGGCGGGAAGCTCCCGCCGTGCCGGCATTCGTTCTATAAGAGAACGGCTTTTCCACGACCTAATGGTTCTTGTTCGGCCCCTTGCCGGTGGTGAAACTGCAGGTCTTGATCTTGCAGCTGGGATCGTCACTCGTGGGAACGCTGGCGCTGGTCATTGCACCCTGGCCGAGGCACGACATCGAGTTCGTGACGGTTCGATTGAACAGCATCAGGCCCGGCTGGTGCGACGGATATCTCAGCACGATCGAGCCTTCCTGGGCTATCTTTTCATGCACGGAGGCACAGGTCATCGACTTCGAATTGTAGGCCGACATGGCCATGGCGTTGGTAGACATCATTGCAATTGCTGCAAGAGTGATGATCGTCTTCATGGGGCTTCCTTTGATGGCACCAAGTAGCGCTAGAAAGGATGAGATATCCCTTCATTAGCTTCACATTTATGACAATAAGCCGACTTCCCTTTGTCAGCTGTATGGGTTGCGATCGTGAACGATCGCTCGGCAAGCTCGTGGTTCAGATACGCTCGAGCTGACAGCCGTCTCGCCTTGCATCATGCCGATTGGCAGCATGCTGGCTCAACTAAATTTCCCAATCGCCTCGGAATGAGACAAGCAGGGCCTGATGCGAATACCAGGCCCCATTTCGGATGAAGGTCAAGCCAAGCCGACCAACCTCAGAAGGTCCGCTCGAAGCGCAGGATACCCGAGAAAGTATCATCGCTCGGCAGATCGTAGTGAACGTAGGTGAACTCCGGCTCGACCAGCAAGTTCTTGACTGGATTGAACTTTACGTTCGTGGTCGCTTCGAAGATCTTGGAGTCGGTATAGGCAAGCTGAACGTTCCACTTCAGCTTGTCATTGATCGGAACGCCGACGCCGCCCCACACGGCCCAGTCACCCCAGCCGCAATCTGCGCCGTGAACAACGCCGTCGGAAGTGGTGCAAGCCGAGACGTTCTGGTTCGAGCCGGCATACTGGTTGAGCTTGTCGCCGTCAGTGTTCCAGCCGCCCATCAGGAAGGCCGAGAAGACGCCGAAGTCGGCATCGATACGCGCCTTGATGGCACCCTCTTCGACGATGGAGTCATAACCGCCGACCACGCGGAACTGCCATGCGCCAGCCTTGTAGCCGAGACCGGCAACAACGTTCGGAGCGTAGTGATCGGTCTTGGAGAGCTGCCAGCTTCCACCATAGGCGCTGGTGGTCGTACCGGAGTTGCTGTCTTCGAGCGAGATGACGCCCGTGAAGCCCGTGCCGCTGTCGTAGTTGTAGGTGAGCTGGTTCAATTCATATGGACCGTCATAGATGACGTCGTCCTGGATAACGTCGCCGGCGTAGCCGATGAACTGGTTGTACTGCGAGTCCGTCTTACCGACCGTGAAGCCCGCGAGGTTGATGTAAGCCCACAGCAGGTTCGTCGTCGTGGCGCCGCCGTCGTTCCAGTCCCAACGGACGATGGTTTCGGTCTTCAGCGGACCATATTCGGTGTCGGTTGCGGTATTGAGGTTGAGTTCGGCGCGGGTATGCCACTTGGTGCCGAAGTTGCTGTCGCGATTGTAAGGATCTTTCCACTGGCCTTCGGTGCGGACCTTGCCGCCGACCCGCAAGCAGGTCTCCGTGCCGGGTATGAAGAAATAGCCAGCGCCGAACGCGTCGCAGATGCGCACATATTCCAGCGGCTCCGGCTCAGCCGCGACAATGGCATCAGCCGCGTGAGCACCGGATACGACACAGAGGGCCGCAGCGGAGCCAATAAGCAAGCTCTTGATGTTCATGGTAACTCCATTCTTCAAATGAACTTGCGCGACAGACGAACCTGGGGGCCGTTCGAGGTCAAGTTTCAGTGGCTAGTCCGAAGCACAGCGCTTCGCTTCCGAGCAGGAAGTTGCGATCACGATCTCGCTTTTACAAGGATCGAAATGAGGCACCCAACATATGTGACAGCATGTACATATACTGTGTTGCCTAAACGACGCACATGTGTACGAACGATGACAGTGATGTGACAAAAGCGACGATTTCCCAAGTACTTCGCCGGAATACGGTGCTGGACTGGTGGGGATGAATATTGGTACAATCCAAACAACGCAGACAGCAAATCCATCCATGGCAAATCGAGGCAGGATCATCATGCCGAAGATCGATATTGCAGCCGTGCCCGAAATCAAAGGCACGCGTTATCCCGCTCCTTTCAACGATCACTCCACCGAGCGCGTCCGACAGCGATTGGGCAATGCCGGCGGCCTCAAGGATTTCGGCGTCAACCTGATGCGGCTGCCGCCGGGCAACTGGTCGAGCCAGCGGCACTGGCATTCGGAGGAGGATGAATTCGTCTACGTGCTGGAAGGTGAGCTGACGCTGATCGAGGATGATGGTGAAACCGTATTGCGCGCCGGCGATTGCGCCGCCTTCCCGAAGGGTTCCGGCAACGGCCATCACATGATCAACAAGTCGAGCACCATGGCAATCTATCTCGAGGCCGGCTCGCGTTCGCCGACGGATCTGATCACCTGTTCGGATGTCGACATGATGAGCTCCAGCACGGATGGCCGTTTCGTGCACAAGGACGGCATGCCCTACCCTGACGGCTAAATCGGTTCGTCTGCATCAGCCGCAGTGATCCGGTACGAAAGAAGATGCGTCGGCGCGCCGTGCAGCATGACTTCGCGCTCGAAACCGAAGCCGCACTTTTCCAGCACGCGCCGGGAGGCGACATTGACAGGACGCACGAGCCCGACGACGCGCTTTGCTTGCAGATCGTGACAGGCGAAGGTCAAAGCCTCCCGCACCAGTTCCGTCGCATAGCCGCTTCCCCAATAATCGGGATGCAGGTGGTAGGAGAGATTGAGCCCTTCGAATTCCGTCGACACGGTAACGCCGCCAAATCCGATCAATCGCTCATCCGTTTCGACCGCCCAGCGACCGAACCCGTTCAAACGCCAGTGCGCGCGATCACGGGCCAGCCTTCGCGCGCTTTCCGCCGGAGAATCCGGCATCGGCTCGGGGCGGTGGGCCACAAGCTCCGGCCGGGCAAAGAGCGCGGTGACGAAATCCAGATCACGCTCTTCCGGCATACGCAGGACCAAACGTTGAGTATGCCGGATCATCGCGATCGCTTTCACTGAGGGTCAGACAGCCTCGTCCAGAGGCAGTGGATCGTAGCAGCAGGCATCCGTGGAAACGCCCATGCGGCACCCGCTGGCCTCCAGCGCTTCCGTCACCACTTCCACGAACAGGCGGCGGAACCACACAGAACGGCTGTCGGCCTGATCGACGCGCCGATAGAGCATCGTCACCGGATCGGCAGGCAGCTCGAACGGCGGCTCCGAAATCGTCAGATCGTGCAGCTGCGCCATGCAGCGGGCGATCGCCTCGGGAACCGTCGCGATGGCGGGAATGGCCCGCAGCGTCGTCGGCAGCGCGGAAAAGCGGGGAACCGTCGCCACCACCTGACGACGATGGCCGAGGCGTGCGAGAGCGATGTCGACACCGGTGGATATGGCGCCCTCCAGCGAAACGGTCACATGCGGCGCGCTGGCGAAATGCTTCAGGCTCAGCGGCGCGGCACATTTGAGATGCCGGCCATCGTAGATGCAGAGCGAAGCCTGTGCGAACAGGGGAGCCCGAACATGCCAGGAAGCTGGTTCGTCATGCACCGAGATGCTGAAGTCAAAGGCGCCCTCGTCCAGCAGGCGCACTGCGTCGCGCCGGTCGAACGCCACGCTGGTCAGCCGGGCATTCGGTGCAAGCTGGCGCAGCCGCGCCACCAACGGCCCGAAGAAGGACGATTCGAGATTGTCGCAGAGCCCGACCCGAAACTCGCCGTGCCAGTTCGCCGGATCGAAAGCTGCCGGCGGCCGAATGGCGCGCTCGATGCCGGACAGCGCATCCTCGATCGCCGGCGCGATCGAAAGCGCCCGCGGCGTCGGCTGCAAACCGCGCCCCACGCGCACGAACAATTCGTCATCCAGCGTCTCGCGCAGCCGGCGCAGCGCGGCCGAAAGTCCGGGCTGACCAAGCAGCAGCCGTTCGGCCGCTCGGCTCACATTCCGCTCCTGCATCAGCACGGAGAAGGCGAGCAGCAGATTGAGATCGATTTTCCGAAGAGTCGCATCATTCATCATCGTGAGTAATACCTGACATGGTTACTATCAATTTGCAATAGGGTTTGAAGATGTACATTTTCTCGTTCCCTGCCGCTTTCAACCTCCCAAGAGGTGGCAGCCTAGAAAGGAACGATCCCGATGACTTCTTCCCAAACTCGAAGCGGGGCGGGATTGGCGTTGCTGCTGCTATGCGCCGCCAATTTCCTCGACGCCATGGACGTCTCAACCATTGGGGTGGCCCTGCCCGCAATCCAGAAAGAGCTCGGCATGCAGGCGACCTCGCTGCAATGGGCCGTCAGCGCCTACGTGCTCGGCTATGGCGGCTTCCTGCTGCTCGGCGGCCGCGTTGCCGATCTCTTCGGCCACCGCCGCGTCTTCCTCTGGTCGCTCGGCGTCTTCGCCGCCGCCAGCATTGCCGGCGGCTTCGTCGATAGCGCCCCGACCCTGATCGCCGCCCGCCTGATCAAGGGCATCGCCGCCGCCTTTACCGCACCGGCAGCACTCGCCCTGCTCCTCTCGGTCTTCGGAGAAGGCAATGCCCGCGCCAAGGCGCTTGGCGTCTTCTCCTCCACCGGTGCTGCCGGCTTCGTACTCGGCATGGTGCTGGGTGGAGCCGCGACCCTCATCAGTTGGCGCGCGACGCTCGTGATGGGTGCTCCCGTCGCCATTCTGGCGCTGATCGTCGCCCCGCTCGTCCTGCCCGCCGACCATAAGCGAAACGGCCAGCGCGCCCGCTTCGACTGGGCTGGCGCCTTGACGATCACGCCCGGCCTGCTGCTCTTCGTCTTCGGTGTTACCAATGCCGCAGCCGACGGCTGGCAGGCCTTCGCGACCTGGGGCTCGCTCCTCGCCGCACTGATCCTGATCGTGCTGTTCCTG
Coding sequences within it:
- the iolG gene encoding inositol 2-dehydrogenase gives rise to the protein MTVRFGLLGAGRIGKVHAKAVSGDANAKLVAVADAFPAAAEAISAAYGCEVRTIEAIEAAKDIDAVVICTPTDTHADLIERFTRAGKAVFCEKPVDLDVARVQACIKVVNETKGKLMVGFNRRFDPHFMAVKKAIDEGRIGTVEMVTITSRDPGAPPVDYIKRSGGIFRDMTIHDFDMARFLLGEEPVAVTATAAVLVDKAIGEAGDYDSVSVILQTASGKQAIISNSRRATYGYDQRIEIHGSKGMVAAENQRPFSIEVANGDGYTRPPLHDFFMTRYTEAYANEIASFIAAVEKGTTITPSGADGLAALKLADAALQSVKEGRLVKID
- a CDS encoding metalloregulator ArsR/SmtB family transcription factor, translating into MIENEIFRALADPTRRAIFEKLAAGSMNASTLREGMDISQPAMSQHLAVLRSAGLVREERQGRFVNYEVDPEGLTLIAQWLAKYRAYWPARIEALKVLLKDMDQ
- a CDS encoding ATP-dependent Clp protease proteolytic subunit, coding for MREAMQLVPMVVEQSSRGERSFDIYSRLLRERIIFLNGEVNDTVSALVCAQLLFLEAESPKKPISLYINSPGGVVTSGLAMYDTMRYIRAPVHTLCMGTARSMGSFLLMAGEPGQRSALPNASIHIHQPLGGFQGQASDMLIHAEEIKRTKHRMTRLYAEHCGRSYEEFERAMDRDYFMTAEEALEWGLIDRILQIREEDQPSGLAD
- a CDS encoding ROK family transcriptional regulator, with product MLAKSSTELVRQKNSALVLSALRRHGPLAHTELSDFTKLSSATVSVITADLERAQIIEKAEQQAASGRGRPRVLFSQRRDCGYLIVVVISSDAVQYSLVDYTGRLIDRFTEDRQQNVAGVERFVAGLREALNRIVTRSQLPRDKVLMISISSKGLVDASEQVLRWSPIFGREEIDFAAVLRDEWSAQVILGNETLLVAAALGRQEEIDTRGDFRAMAALSLGHSIGLGIVRRDYEGNHQISAPNFGHMMHVPGGGLCRCGARGCIEAYAGFYAMLRMAFDVPLDTIPAKFVPIAELDKIAASARQGGRRNVLAFRQAGLALGNGLSRVLSLHERMPIVITGPGVRYYDLLIEGITEGLAESHVVRMEGMPELRVIVDEPTLVFEGHLNRAFSIIDNDIVKRGASVVELRDQAG
- the xylF gene encoding D-xylose ABC transporter substrate-binding protein, whose amino-acid sequence is MKAFIKLAAGAAIVLTMQTAAFAKDLVVGVSWSNFQEERWKTDEAAIKKALAAAGAKYISADAQSSASKQLTDVESLISQGANALIILAQDSDAIGPAVEKAADEGIPVVGYDRLIENPAAFYITFDNKEVGRMQAREVLKAKPAGNYVFIKGSSSDPNADFLFSGQMEVLKPAIDAGKIKNVGEAYTDGWLPQNAQRNMEQFLTANNNKVDAVVASNDGTAGGAVAALDAQGLAGSVPVSGQDADKAALNRIALGTQTVSIWKDSRELGKRAAEIALDLAKGKTMDQVSGVQTFNGGPKHVAMKSVFLTPIAITKDNLNVVIDAGWISKAEACQGVKAGAVAACK
- a CDS encoding sugar ABC transporter permease produces the protein MADMTQSTTSSGPRNAEAGAFTRFLRATEIDTRLLGMIGALLIIWIGFDLYLRIFDGREFLTARNLWNLSVQTCEIAVLATGMVLVIVTRNIDLSVGSLLGFVAMIMGVIQAKWLPQYLGFDSSWTWIITLFCGLMIGTAIGAFQGAITAFMNVPSFIVTLGGLLVWRGLAWYVTSGQTVAPMDSTFVIMGGSGATGSIGATWSWIVGVLACLMIIAGIVGSRRQRKRFGFPRRPLWAEYFLGGLGSIVVLGTVYLFNSYNWPVGIAKRYATEHNIAWPEGGLDIAYGISVPVLIAVLIGIVMTFIATRLRFGRYVFAIGGNPEAAELAGIKTRWVIVKIFALMGFLAAVAAAISTARLNSAVNSQGTTYELFTIAAAVIGGTSLAGGSGTVAGAMLGALVMQSLQSGMGLANVDTPIQNVVVGIVLVVAVWLDIVYRSRAK